The following DNA comes from Bradysia coprophila strain Holo2 unplaced genomic scaffold, BU_Bcop_v1 contig_494, whole genome shotgun sequence.
TCGAAAAAGGTAAATCAACTGGcgaaatatattcaaaaataaattgagtgACATTGGCAAATGTTGCGCTTCCAGGAAGACGGCGATGATACGAACGCCAATTCTCAACTAACACCTTTAAATACTCCGAAACGTCCACATCGTGCACGTAAGCAGGACAAGAAAAAACGGCGTTGAACCAGAACGTAATCTCTTATAGCTTTTCAGTTTATTATTTCgtccatttatttttgtaattatatGTTCGTtggaaacaacaacaatatttgtGTGTTTGCTATCTTATGGTATTCCCTGTACAGACGTCTATAGTAGCCAATCCCTGCACTCCGTTGTAGCGAAACTGAGGATCTCAATAAGTGTTTCGGTTACATTTTTTGAATCTACTACCTTCGATGAACCATTACAATAAATGGTCTCGGAGAAAGAGACATGGAACGCTATGCACAGTGAACTGAAGAACAGCATTTACCTTCAATAATTTGTTGTTCGAAGGAAAGATGATAAAGGTAACACGACCCATCGCCTTCACAATGAAAAacgattattttcaataattttttacgtTTATTAAGGAACCAAATTATTCACAAAACTATTACAATCAGGTTGAGCCTTTTTCCGTATcatgtacagtgtacacacCTCATTTCGTAGCCTAAAATTCTATATTCTATTCGATATACACTCCATCAGTCCAACAAACCACACGAACATATTCAGTAAAGCATTGACTCAACACTGGTTACTCTTTTCTTACCCTATAATACCAGCGTTCCATTAACACAATACCGATTAACGAATTTCTCGCAGTTCTCACCTCGTCACTATAAACACACATAGTAGATTCGTCGTGCGTAATCTCAATGAACCTCAATGATAATACAATGAACAGCACAAGAAACTATAGCTAAAACGAGTCACAATGTAATTAAAACACACTCTCTGTGTGTGTAGTGTTTCATCATAATCACGCAAACATAATGatcaatggaaattttatgCTCGACTCGACACATTATTCGAAATATAGAAAGTGTATGGCAATGACAACACGAGACGGTAAGATCGAATTTTTATCaatggaataattgattgACTCCACGCCATTGTCGTATGGTGATTGATTAGATGCGTGATAATATTGAGTCATCAGGTTCATGAATGAATGAAGATATTATTGCCGAGGCCTAAGTTATCGACAGTGACGATGGAAATAAGGTATGGGCTCTGGTTAAACAGCTAAGGTAAGAAGATTTTGTAATCGACCTGCTAGAAAATACTTAGATTCCCGACTGCAACAAAGTTGCATTCTGTGAATAGATGTCGATATATAGAGGAACTGTTAATCTTCGAGGATGGGAGAAAGTAGTTTTTATCCATGCGTATAATTTCCGAGGGGGAATGTTTGCAACGTCGGGAAAGTATTTTCtaaaagagaagaaaactGAAGAggattttcatcgattttgaaacttttccgttcaaaagattttctgttcaaaagattttctaattttcattttcgaaggatcttttaagaatttggtttttgttgacAGACGATTTTCTCGTTTTCCATCGATAACACAAGCGAAGCAACGCAGGTTTTGTACACAAATGAAGACATAGTGTCTTGGAATGTTCTCGGTGccctaaaaacaaaacatacaTCCGTTGGTCCCAATGACGTCTGTGGTTCCGCCGCAGTCGCTTcacaaaaagtttaaaaaataatgGGAATGACACAGTCGATTCAGAGCCTTCCATTCACTCACCTGCCCTTGATTAACTTTCTCATATTCGTATACACTTTATCACTGTTCTTTAAATCCAATTCTCAATTTCTCAGCTTACTACTTCTCAAACCCTGTATTCAGTACCTTGTCGAAGGCTCAACCTGTTGAcaatatgtgtacaaaaatgaacactgaGAAATCGTAGAAATGTGAATTAAACGATCAACAATTAGTTGACGGATTTGAAGTtcgacatttgaaaaaaagaaagaaaagaatcTCCAgctttgttggtttttttttaaacttattttttaCTATATTGTAGTAGTAGTCtatcatttttatgatttatgtAAATGGGATAATAATCGTTAATACATTTATAGTAAATTTATGTCCGGCAAATCGTTTCAGTCGGATCCTTCGCCCACGCAAAACGATCGCCTCTTCCACAGACACTTACAGACTATTAACTCAAATAAACTTCAGAAAAGCGGTTGAAATAATCGAATCATTTCGTTTGAATGCAACAGTGGCATTTTCAATGCATTTGACTATTACATAGACTGAAAAACTATGTAAATTGGCTATCCATTCATCTTACAACGGATCTTATATAAATCAATGTGTACTTAACCGCTACGTGTATTAATTGATCGCTTCAGTTGATCGTCTCTTTGGGCCTTTCTGGGCGCTAGATTACGAGAAAGAAAAATGCTATTTAGTATCGAAATCGAGCCACACAAATATCATCAAATACTCACTTCGAATCAACTTCCGCTTCAGCGATCTCTTTGCACCAGCTGCCGTTGGCTTCGTTTTGATTCTCGTCTTGATGGGTGTGTATTCGGTTGTGTCGCGTGAATCCTCATCGCTGACCGACGATGACATTGACGCGTGTGTGTCCTTCATCGATGCATTACTGCTGCACGACGATTCGTCGGTCGGAGTGAATTCAGAGTTGCCGCTCCGCCGTTTCTTGGATAGAGTAGCGCGATAGCGGACACATTTGCTCGGTATGCGAATGACACGACGCAGTCCCGATTTGCGACGTCGAATCGATTCCTGCCCGTTGAAACCGATGCCATTGATTTTCTTCACATCGTCTCGTTGAAGCGGTAGGATCTTCTTCACATCGTCACGTTGCAGTGGTAggagttttttctttctattatCTAAATCAGGTTTAATCTCATTGTCACTATGCTCCTCCTTGTCCTCCTCCTCCTCGTCGTTGTCTTCCTTAATATCTAGTCGATCTTTGAATTTCAATCGATTTTCCAGTCTCAATATAGCGTTGTTGGGTTTACCAGCGTATTTAACAATCAGAGGTGTCTCTGTCGGTACATTTTCGTATTCCTTTTCGGCACGCTGTTTGGCAATCTGATCCGGATCACTGTTCAGCACATCAGTCCAGGAGAATTTCTTTCGCTgttttttcggtattttgtCCGACTTTGACCGGAGATTTTTCGGCGATATTTTCGCCGAGCCATTTGTTCGCACCGGAAGCAGCGATTGAATGTTGAATATCTCTTTGACATTCTTGTTTTTGTTCTGTTTCTTCAATTCGTCTTTCACCGTGCATCGTGGACTGGATTTGAGAGAATTCACGTCAACTTTCATGTCCTTCGGCTTGACACCCAATCTGTGCAGTGCGCTGCGAAATATACCACGACAGAAATCGTAATCGGGTGTCGCAGGATAGGCCAATTCACCGACGTACTCCAAAAAGTCGCCCAAATATTTGGGTACTTTGTCGCCGTAAACTTGCTTGAGCATTTCTTTGATGTCAGTCATGAAGTGTTCTTTGACCCGATGCACCTGTTCCGGTTGAGTGAGCAGCTTCTCATTGTCCCATGGTAACCAGCCCTGACtccaaaaaatcaaattgtagCCGAGACACTCCAAATCGCTGCGACGTGAATGGGCGCCCATATGAGCGTCACGAGAGGTAAATTCCAGTGTACCATCATGAGCCCGTCGTTCGTCCATGCAAAACGGTTTGTGTGTGCCGTTCTTAGCCAGGTACTTTAATGCCAAACCGAAGTCAATGAGGAAAATGCGATCGTCGCCATCCGTCGTTTGGGCTGGCTGCTGTTGAACATTTGATCTCTTTTGGCTGTACACTTTGTTGTAGTAAGAATTCGCTTCCGAATCATCGTCTTTCGTTCGACTGGAATTAAGATTTTCCGTGTCATCGTCAGCTTCGTCGGAATAGTCAATCTTTTTGTGCGGCCGCAAGTTGTGATAATGATGGTTCAGCATCTCGTCGTACACCGACGTTTTGCGTGACATCCGGCATGAACGGATGGGATTCGATCCGCTGAATTGTACGTTATTTCGGACACGCGGTCGTGACCATAACAATGGCGTTGAATACTGGGACTCATCGTTGATCGATGCCGACTTGTTCGAAATGGATTCATTGGAATCGGATTGCTCGTCGTCCGATATACATTCAGCGTCATCATCGTACGTTCGATCAGTCGATTGGTTCGGACAACTGCCAATCATCATATTCGCCGCTTTGATATCGGCATGAACGTATCCCTTGCCATGTAAATGCTGCAATACGTCCAGGGTCTGAATGGCTATCACCAGCAAATTCTTCTCGTCGATACAGCGATTCTTAATAACGGAATGCAAATCGAATTTGTATCGGGGCAGCACCAGGAACCGGTACCGAATCTTGTTGAATGTATGCGATCCAGACGCAATGTATTCGGCCATACCGGGTGGAAGTGGAGATTCATCTGGAATTGGTTTAAGTGGAGATTCTTATTAGAAAAAGACGGTTGGATGAGTGATAATGGCTGCATGTACATACCAGTTGATCTGCCGGTATTCATTAGGCAATGAATTTCGACAAATAGTGGCCCGCTACTGTGCGGCTCAATTTTGACCACATAGTTAGCGTTAGCGGAAGTTACTGCGCGCTTGGTGTCGTTGGAAGCTAGGAAAATTTCGCCGAAACTTCCTTTACCTGTTCCgacacaaaatacaaaaaaaagaaatattaaaatatgttGATGACGATGCGGACTGTGAAGCACCGACACGGTCTACAATTTCAGGCACTCCCTGTATatagtgttaaaagagcgtcAAAGAGAAATAAATGACCAATTCGACTGATTTCGACGGGTGGAACGTCAAAATCTGTATGTTAAATTCCAGTTAACTgggaaaaaaccagttaatttaactgagctcgattGTTGAACACTATTTTTTGACCTTCTCTTTTAACCCTTTGTccagtgttaaaagagcgtaaaagagaaaaatgacCAGTTACTAACTGGTCTCGATGGGTGATAAGTCAAAATCTGTATGTTAAAGTCCATTGCAACCATGaacaaaccagttaatttaactgatctCGCTGGGTGAACACTCTTCTTTGACATTCTCTCTTAACACTCtacaaaatgcaaattatCGCTTACCAAAAGGTTTACCGACACGCCATTTGTTCTTTCTGATATCAGTCATGATTGCACCATCCACAATGTCCTTGTTGAGGACGAACGTCTGTTCTGGAACAGGTGAATGAATCGCTGGGCCATCATATTTTATGCGCTTTTTCGGTGTTTCCAAATGCGTTTCGGCTGCAGCGGCTGCTCGTTTACCCATGGCTCCAAACACTTATTAAACGACTCCAGATTATCGACTTTATTCCACACGGAAACTATATTGTCACACGTAACCTAATcagaaatgtttatttcaatCGAATTGCATTGCGAAATTATGTCGAACGCGTTGAATATTGTTCTTATTAGTGTTGTTGTGATGGaagtgtttttttcttcttctttttctgaTATATATTGTTTTTATGCTAAGCGTAGGACGTGTATTTAGTGTGTTCAAATTTCTAATTGTAATCGGTGAATGTGTTCAATTCGCGTCATAATTTATCACAATATTCCACTTCCATTAATTATGAATGAATGGTTACGATTTCGGTTGTGGTGGTATATCAATGggaacaaaaaatgattttttttttcgttcgctGTTTTTTCAATGGTCTGATTTGTGACAATACGTCGATCGATGTGGGACAATcacaaattattattgatCACAAATGACACCAAAACATTTCATCGAATGTCCAATGATTCGGGAATCGGTTAATTcacgaaaaaaatacaaaataaaatcaataaaaaaaaaatttgttcgtcCAACAAAAAGatggagttttttttgttatgaaaaagTCGTGTATTAGACGATTGAGAAATAGCCACTATTACGACACATCGACACTGGACAAGTACGTAAACAGCTAACTGATTAACTGACGAACACAATTAATTACTTGAATAGTCTTGATTTTCGGTTTATCACGGATTTTAACAGTTACTCAGATTAGCATTGaaactttttgtaatttttttcagcCATTGCAACTAATGTGTCAAAGTAACGAACTTTCGATGCGCCACAAACaagttttagaaattttaccaACTAAATTAGTTCACTGTAATAACAACCAGGTGACAAATCGATCGAAATGTCACCAAATGTCATAGAGAATAATGACACATGTGctcttgtttttgttttcttttctgacGGTGTGAGGAAACGATAGAGATTGTTTTTGAAATCATATTGCACCTGTAACATTGTTTCGGTTGCATTTTGGagaatatcaaatttgttacGTTTGTCATCAAtagtttaaacgaaaaatggatttaatcAGAACAATTGAAGAAGATGCAGAAGTTCAGAACTATTCGGAAGATTCAGATGCTGAAGTAGATGTAAGTGTACATAACCTAACAAAAACagcgagaaattttttcatcCTCATTGagcgattcttttgaatttcgactgaccgaatcggcacaatttttttcggggctttttttatatatgcctagttaggccttggtgcctaggcccccaaaccagtctcagatatttttgatcttccatacctggctggtggTGAGCGGCCAAAAATCGAAAGATGGGATTTCGTACTcaggatttcatttccgtaaggtgattcgttggaaagctgaggtcgagtactcCCGGGGCAAATActaacttcaaaaaatttgatgataaacggccgaaaatatgacctccggaaaatttctcagaatcgatggaagctcggtgaactttgaggAGAGCtctgacctcactaatgcaattatttgattaaattattgtttattatgaatgtggaggacctcagctttacagcgatacccaTATGTAGTAGTTTGGCGGGGTGGATCACATGTTAAGTAGTCACGTATCAAACTACTACAtattggtatcgctgtaaagctgaggtcctttacattcataataaataataatttaatcaagtaattgcattagtgaggtcagaGCCCTCCTCAAATTTCGCCGAGGTTCCAtggattctgagaaattttccgatgtcatattttcggccttttatcatcaaattttttgcagGTAATATTCGCCCCGGgagtactcgacctcagctttccaatgaacccatacacgcccgtgttCTTGCCACCTTACAGACATGAAATCgggactacgaaaccccatttttcgacttttggccgcTCACCCCACCAACAGCCAGGTAtagaagatcaaaaatatctgaggcTGGTTTTGGAGCCTatgcaccaaggcctaactaggcatatataacaAAGTCCTGGAAAAAATatcgccgatttcggtcagtcgaaattcaaaagaatccctcattatCATATCCGATATGTACCCGATATGTCCACAATGTCATTGAAACGACCGTAAAAATCTGACAATTTCCTTTCCAACTAATTCCAGTATCAGCCGACCAAAATCCGGCGCAAGAAGAAGGAGGAGTTCAACAACAATTTCGAATTCGCTTCATCCGTGTCCGAGTACAACAAAG
Coding sequences within:
- the LOC119082843 gene encoding nucleosomal histone kinase 1, giving the protein MGKRAAAAAETHLETPKKRIKYDGPAIHSPVPEQTFVLNKDIVDGAIMTDIRKNKWRVGKPFGKGSFGEIFLASNDTKRAVTSANANYVVKIEPHSSGPLFVEIHCLMNTGRSTDESPLPPGMAEYIASGSHTFNKIRYRFLVLPRYKFDLHSVIKNRCIDEKNLLVIAIQTLDVLQHLHGKGYVHADIKAANMMIGSCPNQSTDRTYDDDAECISDDEQSDSNESISNKSASINDESQYSTPLLWSRPRVRNNVQFSGSNPIRSCRMSRKTSVYDEMLNHHYHNLRPHKKIDYSDEADDDTENLNSSRTKDDDSEANSYYNKVYSQKRSNVQQQPAQTTDGDDRIFLIDFGLALKYLAKNGTHKPFCMDERRAHDGTLEFTSRDAHMGAHSRRSDLECLGYNLIFWSQGWLPWDNEKLLTQPEQVHRVKEHFMTDIKEMLKQVYGDKVPKYLGDFLEYVGELAYPATPDYDFCRGIFRSALHRLGVKPKDMKVDVNSLKSSPRCTVKDELKKQNKNKNVKEIFNIQSLLPVRTNGSAKISPKNLRSKSDKIPKKQRKKFSWTDVLNSDPDQIAKQRAEKEYENVPTETPLIVKYAGKPNNAILRLENRLKFKDRLDIKEDNDEEEEDKEEHSDNEIKPDLDNRKKKLLPLQRDDVKKILPLQRDDVKKINGIGFNGQESIRRRKSGLRRVIRIPSKCVRYRATLSKKRRSGNSEFTPTDESSCSSNASMKDTHASMSSSVSDEDSRDTTEYTPIKTRIKTKPTAAGAKRSLKRKLIRTPRKAQRDDQLKRSINTRSG